Proteins from a single region of Chelonoidis abingdonii isolate Lonesome George chromosome 20, CheloAbing_2.0, whole genome shotgun sequence:
- the PIPOX gene encoding peroxisomal sarcosine oxidase — translation MAAAGKPYSSLYDTIVVGAGIQGSFTAYHLAQRGRETLLLEQFPLPHSRGSSHGQSRIIRHAYPQEHYAQMMAESYRLWEQLEAEAGVSLYRQTGLLVLGANTNPEFQRCCRTLVKHDVPGELFTTESLHRRFPGIRPYHGEVGVSDHTAGVLSADRALWAVQDGFRRCGGALHDGEKVTDIKPGVVVTVTTSRGVYQAKSLVITAGPWANKLLAPLGLLLPFQTLRIKVCYWKEKVPGAYGVSANFPCFLALCAPHHIYGLPSNEYPGLVKICYHSGRLADPEERDRPAEASALPDIQILQDFISKYLPGLVPEPAVVEHCMYTNTPDEDFVLDRHPKFRNIIIGAGFSGHGFKLAPVVGKLLCQLSVGEEPSYAMEPFRIHRFPALPAPAL, via the exons ATGGCGGCTGCAGGCAAGCCCTACAGCTCCCTCTATGACACCATTGTGgtgggggctgggatccaggggtCCTTCACTGCCTACCACCTGGCCCAGAGGGGCAGAGAGACCCTCCTGCTGGAACAG TTCCCGCTGCCTCACTCCCGAGGCAGCTCCCATGGCCAGAGCCGGATAATCCGCCACGCCTACCCCCAGGAGCACTACGCACAGATGATGGCAGAGAGCTACCGCCTGTGGGAGCAGCTGGAAGCCGAGGCTGGCGTCTCACTGTACAG GCAGACGGGGCTGCTGGTTCTGGGGGCCAACACCAACCCTGAGTTCCAGCGCTGCTGTCGGACGCTGGTGAAGCACGACGTCCCTGGCGAGCTGTTCACCACGGAGTCACTGCATAGGCGCTTCCCTGGCATCCGGCCCTACCACGGGGAGGTGGGCGTGTCCGACCACACTGCAGGGGTCCTCTCCGCGGACAGGGCGCTCTGGGCTGTGCAG GACGGGTTCCGGCGGTGCGGGGGAGCCCTGCACGATGGTGAAAAGGTGACTGACATCAAGCCGGGGGTCGTGGTTACCGTGACAACCAGCAGAGGGGTGTACCAAGCCAAGAGTCTGGTGATTACAGCCGGCCCCTGGGCCAATAAGCTCCTGGCCCCGCTGGGACTGCTGCTGCCTTTCCAG ACGCTGCGCATCAAAGTCTGCTACTGGAAGGAGAAGGTCCCCGGGGCTTACGGGGTCTCAGCAAACTTCCCCTGCTTCCTGGCCCTCTGCGCCCCTCACCACATCTACGGGCTGCCCTCCAACGAGTACCCAGGACTGGTGAAG ATCTGCTATCACTCTGGCCGCCTGGCAGACCCCGAGGAGCGCGACCGCCCAGCCGAGGCCTCAGCCCTGCCTGACATCCAGATCCTCCAGGACTTCATCAGCAAATACCTGCCAGGCCTGGTGCCGGAGCCAGCCGTGGTGGAGCACTGCATGTACACG AACACCCCAGATGAAGACTTTGTTCTGGATCGACACCCCAAGTTCCGCAACATCATCATTGGGGCGGGGTTCTCAG GCCATGGGTTCAAGCTGGCGCCAGTGGTCGGGAAGCTCCTGTGCCAGCTCAGCGTGGGGGAGGAGCCGTCCTACGCCATGGAGCCGTTTCGCATCCACCGCTTTCCAGCGCTGCCCGCCCCTGCCCTGTAG